aaaaaccagTTAAGTATTCAATAaggtaagataatataaaattatttatgtttataggATGGTGTTCCAGTGGACGAGTTTGGCTTGCCACAAATACCTGCTAGctaagaacaaaaaaaatgtaaataaaataatgtaagttTAAGAACATACATGCCCAAAGACACATGATCCTTTAAGAACACAGGATACGAGATGTGAAGCTTTTCTAATACATTCTTGATGCTATatggataatattttaaagctttGTTGACAAATCTTGCACGAAAGAAGTTTAGTTCCATACTAATAAACTTTTGTTATTGTCTTTAAAgtcacttatttttattaaattaatcttatgttgtgtatatatagatataaaaaatctaaaaaacaaatagatattaataataaataccgAAAGTCTTCTTTGCAATATGTACAAGCGATATAAAATGCATCTATGTTCCATCTCtccaaatctttttttataaatttaattaaattcaattaaatttaattaaattacttgtaATCTAGAAATGTCTGTCTCTTTCATATTCTGTACTTCTGTGTAACATTCACATAAattgagaatattttctttactctCAATGAAATGTGTTTCTTCAAATCCATGTACCTGTGTATAGTGATGAACGTGTgcctaaaaaaaatgtagtattttatattttttataatttttaaatctacatGTGTTtcaaaatgcatatttattcatagattttaaaagtcaaaaaaaatgtcaaagaatGGAAAGAGTTgtctgtttataaaaaaaaatttaggaaTGAGTTTTGCATTGTTATGTGTTGTACCTTTTtcctatataatttagaaaactCTTGAATtacatctttaaataataaagacatAGTAGATGAATTAAGGAGACACAATAATGACGAAGAGTGTCCTGCTGGAGGAATGGAACATAATCCTATTTTCATACAATCCCTACTCCAAGGAGTAAACTTTGATTTGTTTTGAAATCTATaaacaaaaagtaatataaaataattaatcgattCTCGATAAATACAAatccgttaaaaaaaaattacctttcaacatttctttttatatcagttAAAGTGGTATTTCCCCTTGCAATATGTGCAGCAGCAAGAACTACAGAAGTAGATTGAAGAggatctaatttaattaattgattatttcgAGACCATGCATTAGTAAATAATTCATCCTGCAAccttaaacattaatattaatatttcagattcctattagattttaagtttaagataaaaattttaaggtaAAGGCAATCACACAGAGCTATATACTTTGTTTCTTGCATGGTGCACATATTTGGAGCGGATAAAGTTATAGGACTGACactactaaatatataatgtaatcttGGATAAGGTACTAGATTTGTAGCTACTTCATTCATATCCATATTTAAACTGCCTGGAAATCTAGATCcgctaaaacaaaaattattgtctTTACAAGTTTTAAATCTCACATCACACACAAGCCTCAGAAAACTTGATTACCTGGTTAAATGCAAAAGCATATTCGCAATAATACTGTTCATATCTTGAAATGGTTTACACGAGGCGTTGTAATTCATTTGATTTgcgttttctcttttattcatttgagtattacatatatctaaaAGAGCCTTGTTCTCTATAGGAAATACACATGTGGCATGTTCTATAAGTTCTTGAGTCGCAAGTAAAGTGTTGTAAGGAGAAATTATAGTATCTTGTATATTAGCTGGATATACACATGATACAATCCTAAAATACCAATATTGTGAATATATCTGTACTCTTTGCATTatcaagttatatataatcacaaatGTTATAAGactaaattaactttttattaatgttataagactaaattaacaattaattaattgacatttatattcataataagtACCTTTCTACATGAGAGTAACAATCTcttaatagttttaaagttGCTGTGCCTAATCCAGATCCAGTACCTCCTCCTAAAGAATGCATTAATAAAAACCCATGAAGTCGATCACATTTTTCAACCATACATCTTATACTTTCCTCTATACGATCATGATATTCTCTACCATGAACATGATATCCTACTGCCCTATTgaagagaaacaaaatttctttaagtCATTTTATTGTCTGTATATAAACTCTGATAATATCAATGTTTCTACATTGAtactatcatatatatatatatataatattattcttaataactTACCAATTATTTCCAGATCCTGGATAATTTGTTACAATACATGTTTGGTCAAATAACTGACGCAATGGACCT
This Anoplolepis gracilipes chromosome 12, ASM4749672v1, whole genome shotgun sequence DNA region includes the following protein-coding sequences:
- the LOC140671713 gene encoding tubulin epsilon chain: MSQFITVQVGQCGNQIGSAFWPLALHEYGIQTTSGGVNLLKVQRNHVKHVGDLSDAFPSFFHVPVNTDNLHFENIADLSKAKVKARAVLIDMEDSVVSRFKQGPLRQLFDQTCIVTNYPGSGNNWAVGYHVHGREYHDRIEESIRCMVEKCDRLHGFLLMHSLGGGTGSGLGTATLKLLRDCYSHVERIVSCVYPANIQDTIISPYNTLLATQELIEHATCVFPIENKALLDICNTQMNKRENANQMNYNASCKPFQDMNSIIANMLLHLTSGSRFPGSLNMDMNEVATNLVPYPRLHYIFSSVSPITLSAPNMCTMQETKLQDELFTNAWSRNNQLIKLDPLQSTSVVLAAAHIARGNTTLTDIKRNVERFQNKSKFTPWSRDCMKIGLCSIPPAGHSSSLLCLLNSSTMSLLFKDVIQEFSKLYRKKAHVHHYTQVHGFEETHFIESKENILNLCECYTEVQNMKETDISRLQVI